The proteins below come from a single Ignavibacteriales bacterium genomic window:
- a CDS encoding SNF2-related protein — MPSEVIKPNMILKGPAFPEAVQVIAVIPLGGNQKIIGKGLTSGLVREYVFNDAQISKLDVSPERQPFDGDPNKFRLGVEALRLGLAYEYDPYFTLSIARVDPLPHQLEAVYDYFIKLPRIRFLLADDPGAGKTIMAGLLIKELKIRGLVKRTLIVTPANLSFQWQRELKDKFRENFEVIRSDVLRANYGSNPWQERNQVITSVSWVSRIDDARESLLRSHWDLIIVDEAHKMSAYSSDKKTLAYQLGESLSQMTDHFLLMTATPHKGDPENFCLFLELLDKDVYGDVKSLEEAMRRNSAPFYLRRVKEALVSFPNPDTGEVKTLFTKRFVQTTEFQINNDEWEFYDALTRYVEDQSIKAAADDTSRGRALGFTMAMLQRRFASSISAVRKTLERMKSKRERILADPEEYKRELVAKRLPEDFDDLPEEEQQEIVAQLEDVVASIDPNELREEILQLGLLIDQARILEKKEVESKLVKLKEVISENGVFKDPKMKVLIFTEHKDTLDYLVGKLQEWGLSVTQIHGGLKIGDRDTPGSRIYAEREFKEQCQVMVATEAAGEGINLQFCWFMINYDIPWNPVRLEQRMGRIHRYGQEKDCLIFNFVSTNTREGRVLQKLFERLKNIEDDLDPKKTGKIFNVLGDVFPANQLEKMLREMYSRNLTEEVIKSRIVDQVDPNRFRNITNSTLEGLAKRELNLSAIIGRSAEAKERRLVPEVIEDFFVKSAPHSGIHPKESSKGSHVYRIGRVPRTLWPTGELLEPRFGKLGREYKTIAFDKEKLIADPTLDWITPGHPLFETVREDLLGRVLPDLKKGAVFFDLNRSKPACLDILSAAIRDGRGNVLHKRLFAVESSAGVSDIRQPTLLLDLIPALPGYSVPTDSTLPDISTVEATLVEKALYPLLNEVSEQRRKETDVIARHIEISLNELINRQNLRLAELVQRQQDGDASPLMSANIKTVENWLDELNGRLERRREELEKERHCAISDIVHQGRAWILPHPDRLSPELAPMVRDDDVERRAVQEAIKYEETRGWIVESVEKDNRGFDLISRRPHPEDPQTAIEVRFIEVKGRSGVGEVLLTANEYKTAERLKSDFFLYVVFNCAASPELHVIENPARLNWQPIMQIEQYHIGPRELFE, encoded by the coding sequence ATGCCAAGTGAAGTGATAAAACCTAATATGATTTTGAAGGGCCCAGCATTTCCCGAGGCTGTCCAGGTCATTGCTGTGATTCCCTTGGGCGGGAACCAAAAAATCATAGGAAAAGGTCTTACTAGTGGGCTCGTCCGCGAATATGTTTTCAACGATGCTCAGATCAGTAAACTGGACGTTAGCCCCGAAAGACAACCCTTCGACGGTGACCCGAACAAGTTTCGTTTGGGTGTCGAAGCTCTGCGGCTTGGCTTGGCGTATGAGTATGATCCCTACTTCACACTTTCGATTGCACGGGTGGATCCCTTGCCTCATCAGCTGGAGGCCGTTTACGATTATTTCATCAAGCTTCCCAGGATCCGGTTTCTTCTCGCTGACGATCCAGGTGCGGGCAAGACAATTATGGCAGGTCTTTTGATCAAGGAATTGAAGATCAGGGGACTCGTGAAGCGGACTCTCATCGTCACTCCTGCCAATCTTTCCTTTCAATGGCAACGGGAACTCAAAGATAAATTCCGTGAGAATTTTGAAGTCATACGGAGTGATGTTCTTAGGGCTAACTACGGCAGCAATCCCTGGCAAGAAAGAAATCAAGTCATTACATCTGTCTCATGGGTGTCCCGCATAGATGATGCTCGTGAGAGCCTTCTGCGTAGCCACTGGGACCTCATCATCGTTGATGAAGCCCACAAGATGAGCGCATACAGTTCGGACAAGAAAACGCTCGCGTATCAGTTGGGCGAATCGTTGTCCCAGATGACCGACCATTTTCTGCTGATGACGGCCACTCCGCACAAGGGCGATCCCGAAAACTTCTGTTTGTTCCTCGAACTCCTCGACAAGGATGTCTATGGAGATGTCAAGAGTCTAGAAGAGGCGATGCGTCGCAATTCCGCCCCGTTCTATCTGCGTCGGGTAAAAGAAGCGCTAGTCAGCTTCCCCAATCCGGATACTGGGGAAGTGAAGACCCTTTTTACCAAACGGTTTGTCCAGACAACAGAATTCCAGATCAACAACGATGAGTGGGAATTCTATGATGCGCTTACAAGGTACGTAGAGGACCAGTCTATTAAAGCTGCTGCGGATGATACTTCCAGGGGGCGAGCTCTTGGCTTCACCATGGCTATGCTCCAGCGACGGTTCGCTTCCAGCATATCTGCCGTAAGAAAGACTCTCGAACGGATGAAATCCAAACGAGAGAGGATTCTCGCAGATCCGGAAGAATACAAAAGAGAACTCGTCGCGAAGCGTTTGCCGGAAGATTTTGATGATTTGCCTGAGGAAGAGCAGCAAGAAATTGTGGCTCAACTCGAAGACGTGGTCGCCTCCATCGATCCTAATGAATTGAGGGAAGAAATTCTGCAATTGGGATTGCTTATCGACCAAGCGAGGATTCTCGAAAAGAAAGAAGTTGAATCAAAGCTCGTAAAGTTGAAAGAGGTTATTTCTGAAAACGGGGTCTTCAAGGATCCGAAGATGAAGGTCCTCATTTTCACTGAGCACAAGGACACGCTGGACTATCTGGTTGGAAAGCTTCAGGAGTGGGGCTTGTCAGTCACACAAATCCACGGCGGGCTGAAGATCGGTGATCGAGATACGCCGGGTTCCCGCATATACGCAGAGAGAGAGTTTAAGGAACAGTGCCAGGTGATGGTAGCAACAGAGGCTGCCGGCGAGGGGATTAACCTGCAGTTTTGCTGGTTCATGATTAACTATGATATTCCGTGGAACCCTGTGCGCCTCGAACAGCGGATGGGGCGAATCCATAGATATGGCCAGGAGAAAGACTGTCTGATATTCAATTTTGTATCCACGAACACAAGAGAAGGGCGTGTTCTTCAGAAGTTGTTTGAAAGGTTGAAGAATATTGAAGATGACCTAGATCCTAAGAAAACAGGTAAGATCTTCAATGTTTTGGGCGATGTTTTTCCAGCGAACCAATTGGAAAAGATGTTGCGAGAGATGTACTCCCGCAATTTGACTGAAGAGGTGATTAAAAGTCGTATCGTTGATCAGGTTGACCCGAATCGGTTCCGCAACATAACGAATTCTACTCTCGAAGGACTGGCTAAAAGAGAGTTGAATCTATCAGCTATTATCGGAAGATCTGCAGAGGCAAAAGAACGCAGGTTAGTTCCGGAAGTCATCGAGGATTTCTTTGTAAAATCGGCTCCTCACTCGGGAATCCACCCAAAGGAATCAAGCAAAGGGTCCCATGTTTACAGAATAGGTCGCGTTCCGCGAACTCTGTGGCCAACCGGAGAGTTGCTTGAACCACGGTTTGGGAAGCTTGGGAGAGAGTACAAGACAATTGCATTCGATAAGGAGAAGTTGATTGCCGATCCGACTCTCGATTGGATCACCCCGGGGCATCCTCTTTTTGAGACTGTCCGTGAGGATCTGCTGGGTAGAGTTCTGCCCGATCTGAAGAAGGGGGCTGTGTTTTTCGATTTGAACCGATCTAAACCGGCCTGCTTGGATATACTCTCTGCAGCTATTCGAGATGGACGCGGCAATGTGCTCCATAAGCGTTTGTTTGCAGTCGAATCGAGCGCGGGTGTTTCTGATATTCGGCAGCCAACCCTGCTCCTTGACCTCATTCCCGCGTTGCCTGGCTACTCTGTTCCAACTGACTCAACCCTGCCGGATATTAGCACAGTTGAAGCAACGCTCGTGGAAAAGGCTTTGTATCCTTTGTTAAATGAGGTATCTGAACAGCGTCGAAAGGAGACCGACGTAATCGCAAGGCACATCGAGATCAGTTTGAACGAACTCATAAACCGTCAGAATCTCCGCCTCGCTGAGTTGGTGCAAAGGCAACAGGATGGAGATGCATCACCTTTGATGTCGGCCAACATCAAGACAGTTGAAAATTGGTTGGACGAGTTGAACGGTAGATTGGAGAGGCGGCGAGAAGAGTTGGAGAAAGAGAGACATTGTGCCATAAGCGATATTGTCCATCAGGGACGGGCATGGATACTGCCCCACCCTGATCGATTGTCACCCGAGCTTGCTCCGATGGTGAGGGATGATGATGTGGAAAGGAGAGCGGTTCAAGAGGCAATTAAGTATGAAGAAACGCGCGGTTGGATTGTCGAGAGTGTAGAGAAAGACAACCGAGGCTTTGACCTAATTTCAAGGCGACCCCACCCGGAAGACCCACAAACAGCAATTGAAGTACGATTCATCGAAGTGAAAGGGCGCTCCGGCGTAGGTGAAGTTCTACTAACTGCCAATGAGTACAAGACTGCTGAACGCCTTAAGAGCGATTTTTTTCTGTATGTAGTGTTCAATTGTGCGGCTTCGCCAGAGCTCCATGTCATCGAGAATCCGGCGCGATTGAACTGGCAACCAATTATGCAGATTGAGCAATATCATATCGGGCCAAGGGAATTATTCGAGTAA